In Penaeus chinensis breed Huanghai No. 1 chromosome 40, ASM1920278v2, whole genome shotgun sequence, one genomic interval encodes:
- the LOC125046982 gene encoding uncharacterized protein LOC125046982 isoform X2: MGVPAVITAVPHCTEEGRFPYPGTCGAYFDCTLNESGGYNLVKDNCRGYTFDTATKSCIDMQCEGRLKRSVTTDNHRYSHLCQGQPDKFVCGSCKTLVVCVKGQAFTRHCTHNNFCEDRNKFGGGVCYPNEPAECTCTKANDFRVDHYDHQKFFSCDDIGSTPESYKCPDGMEFDESIVQCRNIGGLPPCSVSGKFVNPNNCKEYYSCVPLEHGWLQKTSECIQGLMFNQKMQKCENPCRYQFVCTQEGRYADPINKRNYFECYILGGSLRQVRYNCPQGYMWSEDSPGTGKCVEDHGQRDEDYPFRQCSLDGFCEVVFTAGTS, translated from the exons ATGGGAGTTCCAGCAGTGATAACAGCAGT ACCCCATTGCACAGAAGAGGGTAGGTTTCCCTATCCTGGCACATGTGGAGCATATTTTGACTGTACTCTGAATGAATCTGGTGGCTATAACCTTGTTAAGGATAACTGCAGAGGCTACACCTTCGATACTGCCACGAAATCTTGTATTGATATGCAA TGTGAAGGTCGGCTTAAACGCAGTGTTACTACTGATAATCATCGGTACTCGCATTTGTGTCAAGGTCAGCCGGACAAATTTGTATGTGGCAGTTGCAAAACACTAGTCGTGTGTGTGAAGGGTCAAGCCTTCACTCGTCACTGTACCCATAATAACTTCTGCGAAGACCGAAACAAGTTTGGAGGCGGAGTTTGCTACCCAAATGAACCTGCAGAATGCACTTGTACAAAGGCTAATGACTTCAGGGTAGATCATTATGATCACCAGAAGTTCTTCTCTTGTGACGATATTGGTTCAACACCAGAAAGTTACAAATGCCCAGATGGCATGGAATTTGATGAAAGTATAGTTCAATGCCGCAACATTGGCGGCCTGCCACCATGCTCTGTCTCAGGAAAGTTTGTTAATCCCAATAACTGTAAAGAGTACTACTCTTGCGTTCCCCTTGAACATGGATGGCTTCAGAAAACTTCCGAATGCATCCAAGGCCTGATGTTCAATCAGAAGATGCAGAAATGTGAGAATCCTTGCAGGTACCAGTTCGTGTGTACGCAAGAGGGACGTTATGCAGACCCTATCAACAAGCGTAATTACTTTGAATGCTACATATTGGGAGGCAGTCTGAGACAAGTGCGTTATAATTGCCCTCAGGGTTATATGTGGAGTGAAGACTCCCCAGGCACTGGGAAGTGTGTTGAAGACCATGGTCAGAGAGATGAGGATTATCCCTTCAGGCAGTGCTCATTGGATGGCTTCTGTGAAGTTG TTTTCACTGCAGGGACCAGTTAG
- the LOC125046982 gene encoding uncharacterized protein LOC125046982 isoform X1 yields the protein MKILLIVITMGVPAVITAVPHCTEEGRFPYPGTCGAYFDCTLNESGGYNLVKDNCRGYTFDTATKSCIDMQCEGRLKRSVTTDNHRYSHLCQGQPDKFVCGSCKTLVVCVKGQAFTRHCTHNNFCEDRNKFGGGVCYPNEPAECTCTKANDFRVDHYDHQKFFSCDDIGSTPESYKCPDGMEFDESIVQCRNIGGLPPCSVSGKFVNPNNCKEYYSCVPLEHGWLQKTSECIQGLMFNQKMQKCENPCRYQFVCTQEGRYADPINKRNYFECYILGGSLRQVRYNCPQGYMWSEDSPGTGKCVEDHGQRDEDYPFRQCSLDGFCEVVFTAGTS from the exons ATGAAGATATTGTTAATCGTG ATCACCATGGGAGTTCCAGCAGTGATAACAGCAGT ACCCCATTGCACAGAAGAGGGTAGGTTTCCCTATCCTGGCACATGTGGAGCATATTTTGACTGTACTCTGAATGAATCTGGTGGCTATAACCTTGTTAAGGATAACTGCAGAGGCTACACCTTCGATACTGCCACGAAATCTTGTATTGATATGCAA TGTGAAGGTCGGCTTAAACGCAGTGTTACTACTGATAATCATCGGTACTCGCATTTGTGTCAAGGTCAGCCGGACAAATTTGTATGTGGCAGTTGCAAAACACTAGTCGTGTGTGTGAAGGGTCAAGCCTTCACTCGTCACTGTACCCATAATAACTTCTGCGAAGACCGAAACAAGTTTGGAGGCGGAGTTTGCTACCCAAATGAACCTGCAGAATGCACTTGTACAAAGGCTAATGACTTCAGGGTAGATCATTATGATCACCAGAAGTTCTTCTCTTGTGACGATATTGGTTCAACACCAGAAAGTTACAAATGCCCAGATGGCATGGAATTTGATGAAAGTATAGTTCAATGCCGCAACATTGGCGGCCTGCCACCATGCTCTGTCTCAGGAAAGTTTGTTAATCCCAATAACTGTAAAGAGTACTACTCTTGCGTTCCCCTTGAACATGGATGGCTTCAGAAAACTTCCGAATGCATCCAAGGCCTGATGTTCAATCAGAAGATGCAGAAATGTGAGAATCCTTGCAGGTACCAGTTCGTGTGTACGCAAGAGGGACGTTATGCAGACCCTATCAACAAGCGTAATTACTTTGAATGCTACATATTGGGAGGCAGTCTGAGACAAGTGCGTTATAATTGCCCTCAGGGTTATATGTGGAGTGAAGACTCCCCAGGCACTGGGAAGTGTGTTGAAGACCATGGTCAGAGAGATGAGGATTATCCCTTCAGGCAGTGCTCATTGGATGGCTTCTGTGAAGTTG TTTTCACTGCAGGGACCAGTTAG